ttTGCTACGTCGAGACTTGTGTCGATATGTTGAAATTTGGGGCGAATGTGAGATGAAGTAGTACAGAAAACTACGTGGTTGCTAAATTAAAATAGTTTAGCCCAGCCTAATAATACTAGATTTCGTGAAAAGTAGAAGGAAGCGGTTCACATTTTTAATCTTGTAATATTTCTATCGATTGGCCAAAAAAAtttcacgcccacactttgaaacaatttttatgattttcttattttattccccaatatctatcgatatccaaGAAAAATGATctaatttcgcgttcgcattcacactagctgagtaatgggtatctgatagtcgggaaactcgactatagcactctctcttgttttaaattacatagAACTTTATAACAACTGGAGCTTCACATTTTCAAAAGATTCCATCCGTTCCCTTCAGTTGTTCGATGTGAGAGTATTGCATTATGCGAAAACTGCAGGTCTGCAACGTTTcgcatttattaaaaataccatTCGTTCCAAAACACTCTGCTTATAGCATCGCATAATAAAGAGGAGATGCACCGAATACAATATACACTTTGTTGGAACTAAAACAATAATTCATAAGAATTCTCACAGTTGTTATCGAtcacatttcattttatttaacttaaaacaataaaaattttaagagaATAAGCAATGAGAAAGAAGTTGGGGGTAAAGTCTAAAAGTTTATTCGAATcaaatcaataataatttagTAATGTTTTTCTACGGAATATGGATCGGGTGAGGTGAACATACTGCTGGTCGCCAAGAGGTTCTTCAGTCATCCATACGCATCTGTGATCAGCTGATTGCCAATTAAAAACTCATGCCAAGGCATAAGCTTTGTTAATcggaatataaataaaaagggCGAGGATCGAAGTTAAGTCGGCTCGTAGGACCAGTATAGTGTGCCATTCTTTGTCCGTTATGGAATTCCAAAACCTGTAAGCACGAAATGTTAGAAACTTAGCTGCTTCCGCCTTCAGAAGTGaactaaacaaaacaaaaggccTGCCCACGAAAAAAggttttttgaaatttgataaACAAATCAATACTGGCCCCATTAATactttatttctttatttaaataatccACTAAGTGGATCACCATTCATAAGTTCATTGTTACGTACAAAACTCAGTATGGTTTTATAGtattcgttgtttttgacaaaAAATTAAGTAGATGACATTTTGTATacatcaaaaataaaatggatatattacaaatataaagattaaaatatcatacacacacataatgTTATATGACCTTCATTAATACAGTAGCTTAATGTAAAACAGATTTCATTCAGGGTTCAATAAGcggttttataattttatttagttcGTCAAGTAGTATGCTTTTCTGAAGAGCTGGGTTTTATTGTCCTCACAGACCGAGCGCACAAGCCTTATTCCGTGGCAAGCAGCGAAAAGTTCTCAAAATTCAGCTTACCTTGTATGGACTCATCGTCCAGGTCTTCGGTGCTGTTGGTAATACGTGCTGTCAACAAATGATaatgaattattatttaagtttgTACAAgttattatgtatgtatatatttatatacgcACCTCTAGAACCCTTGGTTGAACTCATGCCCATGGAACTTTGTAAGCCCCCATTTCGACCGTACAGAACATTCTCCAAGTAGGGCAGACCATTGTTGTTCACAATGTTTAAGCCAAGGCACGTCTCGATTTGCTTCCAGCGATGCAGTCGTTCTTGCAGCTCGTTTGTTACATCTCCGAGGGCATTCCGTGCCTCAACAATCGACCGATCCACATCATCAATACTCTTTCCGTGCGTGGAAACGAACGCACCCACCAAACTTGACCGTTTCTTACGCAATTTCTCACAAGCCTCTCTGGCCGACTGTAGCTGCTTCTCAGCCGACGTGCGCTTCTTCTGATGATTCTTACTTTCTAGTTCATATGTGTATTGAAGCCATGATTGCAGTTGTGGCGGCGGTGACCAGCAGTTGTCTACTAGCTCGAATTCGGCGCGGGACAATTCGTTGCGCAACATCTCGATTTCCTTTTTCAGCTGCTGAACTTCCAAATCCGAGTTCGATGAACTGAGAGTGGGCGCTTCTTTTAGACGACGCTCCAAATCTAGTTTTTCTGTTGCCACATTTTCCTGCTCCATTCTGGCCCGTTCTAGTTCCTATAGTAGCATTGAAGCAATGCATTAGTTAAATAATAGCATTAGTTAATAATTACTTAATACCAACCTTCTGCATCTCCTGTAGACTTTGCTCAGCCCTCTGCAATCCCTCCATATCCTGGGCCATTCGACGCAGATGCCGTTTGGCATTCTTATTTTGCTGATAGGCGTACCAACAACCAATAATAGCACTAAGCAACAGTGTTACCAATATGTAGTCTTTCCAGCGGGTACCAGTTTCtattaaatgacaaataaatatatatccaaTAAGTACTTTATCTATTCTGTAAGACTATAAGCTTCTTACCTCGCGGTGGCCCAAACAGAACCACATCCATTGCCTTCAATgagattttttgtttgtgtataGGGTCTTTGATGCCAAGTACATTGCCAACATACTGAAGATTATTCACAGCCAATCTAAAACGCCGAAAATAGTTGAAAAGAATGTGAAATGCATCAAGTaattaattgttaaataactacaattttaaaaatttatcaaCTTTTTCCAAAAGAATAAGTAGTTCTTCAAAAGTAGAAGACACCTAAGGGAAAACATAGGattaattaatacatttaaacTTTGGCTTGCCAAAGATAGCTTCCTTTCTTGATTTCTACAATTGCCACAgggttttaaagtttttaaagaGCAGTAAAACAACCTATAGTTATGGATTATGATGCACAACTTATTTATAAATGGGACAATTGAACttgaaatcattaaaatgATGAAAACCCAACGCTGaactcaaattaaaaatgatttatagCCTACCTTGGCAAGGCAGCGCCAGTAACCTTGTGTAATTTGAACAGATCAACGTATTGCGGCAGCTGAACGGACTGAGCCAGCCAATCGGTGGTCTGCTCGATGGTCCAATTATGCACCTCCGATCTGAGCCAGGCCTCCCAAAGTTCTTTGACCGATATATGCATATCGTCATTGAAGTGAAACGCTTTCTGCCGCTTTTCGTAGCCCGAGTCGTACTTCAATTCCTCCCGCAAAAACTGGAAAAATTCGTTTAAAgatgggaaaataaaataaaggatGTGAAAtgttgcaaatttaaaattgataatGAAAGATGAAGTAACAAAGTGTGTTCCTACATTAAAGGTCATACTGAATGAATGAGTTGATTTTAAACATGAAcgataatattatattatatatatctGCCTATAGTATAGGTTGACCAGTTAATTGAGATCGGGCTGGTAGTTACTAATTATAATAATCTTATcgaaattacttttttttgaGTAACAAGAAAGGAAGCTCAGTTCGGCAAGCCGAGTTTGATACATCGTTGtaatatttaactatataCACATTTCAATGGAACCAAATTTTAGATAAGTATacgtaaaataaacaacattcTTTGAAAAACAAGAACGCACGCCTATGATACTGCTCATTGAATGATAATAAtctgaataatgaaatttctaTATGCTTTCTAGTGTATAATTTGTGTCAGCTTAACGAGCAGCGATTTCTAGTCATGGAAACATGATTCTCATATACTTTGGACTTTCGGttcaaataacttttaaaacaTACGTCATCGGACTCGCTCAGATCGATGTTTCCATTATCGTCATCATCTAGCTGACGATGCAAGCTGGCAATAGCCTCCATGCCAAAGCGATCCTGAACACTTCCACTGTAGCAATCAAAATCATCAGCAGCACACGCTCCATCCGCTGAACCACTTCCCATGGAACCTGTTGAAAGTGCATCGGTtagcaaaatatatataaaagaagCTATTACATCTAATCGAGAAGAGGCTATTTAAATCAAAACATAATAATACATACTGTTCAAACCCGTCCATCAGATGATAGCTAGCGAAAGTGTGttaaaacacaacaaaataataatgaaaaggTGGTAACTTTGGCGAGCCAAAGTTCAAATACCGATgcagttagaaaagaaaaagtgCAGGTTGTTATAGTCGTTCGATTTTCCCACAATTTGCAATCTTGTCCTAAAATCGCCCTGAAAATTCCCATATAATATATGGGCAACGGAAATTAAACTATGACAAGTATATTGCTGAGCTCCTACAAAACGAATACACATCGAGTATAAATTTAACAAAGATAagaaatagaaatcaataaaaagcaagaaatttcggaataaaatttaaatcacttccaaaaaaaaaaaaaaaaagaacaacgAAGTTTTACCAATTTGGCCAGATTGTCCTATATGTAAATAGTCCGATCGTTCACATGGCAGCTACATATATGAAATAGTCGTCTGATCTCGGCTGTTTCGACCTATATACTACCTGCAATAGAAAGAAGACTATATTTAAAGTTTCAACCAGTTGGCTTCAAAATGGAGTGACTGGTTTGTTTAAcaacggacagacagacaaacaTACGGACATGCTTATATATACTATAACTATCTACTTTACAAGATTGGAATATTCGTCGCGGCGTTGCAAGCGTCTGGCCAAATTGATTGATAATGACCCGCTGCAAGGGTATATCAAGTTCAGtaactatataaatatatatatacatgggCTCTAAATATCCTTAAACATGCTTCAAATCTACCTTATAGTAACGCAGAAATAGCTCACAAATTGGATGCTCTTCTTAACTTGCAAGCTTAAGCTTATGCATAGACTTAGTACGTGCTATTAATGACTGGTTTTGGCAGATCCCGATTAGAAGGTGCTTTGCCTCGTGCGCAACTTACTAAATTCATTGCTGACAGCCTGGGACATGGCCTCGCTCAGAAGATTATATGAGCTCCTGTGCAGATTTTGCGCCAAATGAGTGGAGTGCTCTCCGCCGCTTCCGGCGTGCGATGCGGCAATATGGGTGACATGTTCCGATTGCGAATTGTGTAAACTCTGACCAGATTCGTGGGATGAGTGACGTTGTGAGGCAACATTGGGATTTTGCTTATACTGATGCTGTGTGTTGTGTCGATTCGAATCGACTGATACTGTGTGCGGGCCATGATCTAGCGTACTTATGCTCTTCAGCACACAGCAGAAGAATATTAAAGAGTAGTTCCAAATGGTATTCTTTCGCATTGTTACGAATTGTGTGCGGACTTCTTCAATACAAATTATCGCATATGTCTCCTTTAAATCGGTAAATCGGCTCGGTTTCTTATAAGTttacaaatcaaatttgttgCTCGCGAAAGTCATAGTTTTCAACTGATGATATCCTGCAATGATATATGAAACAGAGATGTCAGAAATGTGGCAGATCTAGATCTCAACTTAAAAACTTAGTAATATGGGGCTGAGTAATACGCAAAGAGTAAGCTTTTTTTGCCctgtaaagtatatatatgtatttctaATCAGCATGCAGTTTCGGGAGTAATTATGGTATATTTCAGGGATCCTCTTAACAAGTTAACAAgctttttattgttatattGCAATCTTTGTCAATGGATCTTTACATCTGGAACCTTTTCTCTCGACTTTATAACGCATATTCCATATTCTATTAAATTCCATAGTGACCGAAGCGTATAGTACGTAAagaaaattgattaaataatcAAGCAAATCCAACTGTGTGCGAAAGTATTATTGCATTGGCCAATAAATAAAGATTTACTGGGCACAGACTTACGAGGCTTTTATTTGTCAATGAGATTCAGTTTTAGGGGTCTTTAAAGATAACCGCCTGAGCGCAAATTTACTgagaaatgcaaatattagGGAAACGGCATGAGTAATAAAATGGTTGAGTTTTCGGTTCGCcaacataaaattaatttttgggcaGTTATTTTAGATTTGGATTTGCGTTTTTGTTAACTAGTGTAAGTTTAGCTGCGGATGCTGTAGCAAAACATTTTCGACACCTAACTAGACTTATACTATCATTCTGATCTATTATATTATACCAATGTGCGTTTTACATCTGTGTAGTTACAATACATTTGGGATAGTTTTTGATCTCCAATTTGAAACAAATAAATGCGTAAAATACAATGAATTCCTACAGATATCGTTGCAAAGACAGCACATAACGGTACATTTAGATGGCAGCAGTAAATGGATTCAAAATCATATGCAAACCTTACTGTGTAACtgttttcttcatttttttacaatattttttaatattagaCATTGATACTATATACGAATGTAGATATGTAAGTTGTGGAAGGCATCAGCATTTGTTTACTTCTAAAAACGCAGAAAACTGGGAATTTCAACAATGTCTGGTTGGATCCGGCTGCGTTATGACTGCACAATTTACAATGTCAAAGCCAAGCACTTAATAACCACACATATGCGGATGCCCAATGGTAAACTTCCATAAGTTTTTTTTAGAcctcaaataaaaataaaagcactCACCCTAAAATTCCCGAGTCAGTTTGGGTTGAACGGTGTGACCAGTCGACTGAAAGCGAAAAATGTACACTTCAAATTTTAAGCTGCAAACACTTGTCATGTAAGAGCTATTGTATATTTTGCCGAATAGGTTAAAGTTTTTGTATGCAACATAATATATTAGCAAAAGGACAATAGAAGAAATATATGCAACGTATAATAGTGATACATACATTGTAAAGTATCCGTTAATACACTGTTTCCACTTTTTAGGGCATTTCGATAATTACCGATAATTCTTCAAAAATATCCTGTAACGGCCTTACCTCAAATATTGATTTGtattttctattctattatttaatatttatccTGTTAGCTTATGGTTGGCTTTTTCACATTTAAAGATCGATATGCTTGCGTTCGGCAATTTTCGCTTAGTGGATATAAAAGCGGAACGACTGGAATTTTTTCGCATATGAAACCTGTTATCCCACCGATCCCTAtctatattttaatatttcaatataaatagttttgtttcCGCGATAATtcagctaaaaaaaattttatcgATTGCATGCATTAAGtaactgaaaaattaacaacaaactttaatataaaaaaagcCCGGTACATGAGAATCATTTACTCAGAAACGCGTTTATGAAACGCTTGCAATTCCCAGCAATTATGCCTAACGCGTAGTTTAAATAACAATTGATTGCTACAGAAGCAGACAGCGCGAAAGACAATATTaagtttataatttaaatatagcttgAAGGCAGAGTTAAAAAAGGCAGATACTCAGCGCATAACGTGCAAATCGATTTGGCACTTTAATTTGccgtttatttgtttatagtCTGTCAAAACAAACAGTTGTacataaaaaaaggaaatataatCGCGCGCATGCAGCATTTCTGgttaaaataaacattaataaaGCAACGAATTGAATGGGACTCACGGACAACGATGAGGGATTGTAAATAGAGACATTGGTTAATGCCTgaaatgtacatatttttttgtgttgtgcACGATTTGATGCAAGAATAGTGTGTATTTTTAAACAAGAC
The DNA window shown above is from Drosophila melanogaster chromosome X and carries:
- the Stim gene encoding stromal interaction molecule, isoform D, yielding MRKNTIWNYSLIFFCCVLKSISTLDHGPHTVSVDSNRHNTQHQYKQNPNVASQRHSSHESGQSLHNSQSEHVTHIAASHAGSGGEHSTHLAQNLHRSSYNLLSEAMSQAVSNEFSSMGSGSADGACAADDFDCYSGSVQDRFGMEAIASLHRQLDDDDNGNIDLSESDDFLREELKYDSGYEKRQKAFHFNDDMHISVKELWEAWLRSEVHNWTIEQTTDWLAQSVQLPQYVDLFKLHKVTGAALPRLAVNNLQYVGNVLGIKDPIHKQKISLKAMDVVLFGPPRETGTRWKDYILVTLLLSAIIGCWYAYQQNKNAKRHLRRMAQDMEGLQRAEQSLQEMQKELERARMEQENVATEKLDLERRLKEAPTLSSSNSDLEVQQLKKEIEMLRNELSRAEFELVDNCWSPPPQLQSWLQYTYELESKNHQKKRTSAEKQLQSAREACEKLRKKRSSLVGAFVSTHGKSIDDVDRSIVEARNALGDVTNELQERLHRWKQIETCLGLNIVNNNGLPYLENVLYGRNGGLQSSMGMSSTKGSRARITNSTEDLDDESIQGFGIP
- the Stim gene encoding stromal interaction molecule, isoform A, which translates into the protein MRKNTIWNYSLIFFCCVLKSISTLDHGPHTVSVDSNRHNTQHQYKQNPNVASQRHSSHESGQSLHNSQSEHVTHIAASHAGSGGEHSTHLAQNLHRSSYNLLSEAMSQAVSNEFSSMGSGSADGACAADDFDCYSGSVQDRFGMEAIASLHRQLDDDDNGNIDLSESDDFLREELKYDSGYEKRQKAFHFNDDMHISVKELWEAWLRSEVHNWTIEQTTDWLAQSVQLPQYVDLFKLHKVTGAALPRLAVNNLQYVGNVLGIKDPIHKQKISLKAMDVVLFGPPRETGTRWKDYILVTLLLSAIIGCWYAYQQNKNAKRHLRRMAQDMEGLQRAEQSLQEMQKELERARMEQENVATEKLDLERRLKEAPTLSSSNSDLEVQQLKKEIEMLRNELSRAEFELVDNCWSPPPQLQSWLQYTYELESKNHQKKRTSAEKQLQSAREACEKLRKKRSSLVGAFVSTHGKSIDDVDRSIVEARNALGDVTNELQERLHRWKQIETCLGLNIVNNNGLPYLENVLYGRNGGLQSSMGMSSTKGSRARITNSTEDLDDESIQGKLNFENFSLLATE
- the Stim gene encoding stromal interaction molecule, isoform G, with translation MRKNTIWNYSLIFFCCVLKSISTLDHGPHTVSVDSNRHNTQHQYKQNPNVASQRHSSHESGQSLHNSQSEHVTHIAASHAGSGGEHSTHLAQNLHRSSYNLLSEAMSQAVSNEFSSI